Genomic window (Arachis hypogaea cultivar Tifrunner chromosome 13, arahy.Tifrunner.gnm2.J5K5, whole genome shotgun sequence):
tagcttcgttagtatgttttgcacttttcaaatcctatatttgagctatatccttcatcgggattctggattatataaattctttctatatattatgtgtatgagcttagaactgtcgtaacctttgattaacctttgctttacgacgtgaggtaaagcttaggctaattagggtgttacatttagtggtatcagagtggttcgtcctcgtgagactgagagatggaccgattgtgcttcattgcatactctgtgtgtctttttctttgatgctattaggttatctgtttgatattgcatagcatgcttgtttgtgagtgcctgtttgggataattgaagcactaggcttttgatattgagactgatcaccttgatatcgattgtttggtgtaaaCAGAAACTCTAATGGCCACTTGCGGATGAGGTCGAGCACGTTCACGAGAGAGTAGGAATGAGCAGCCGGTTGACAATCATGCCGAATTCATGGCGGTAATGGCAAACTTAGCGAACATCATGGAAGCTAATGCTACTGCAACCCTGCAAGATGTGCAGATGTTAGGCCAACTGGCCGGAAATGGAAACAAGAATGGCGAAGGAAATGCTAATGATCATGCTGAGGGGAACGACGACATTATGGAAGGTGCTCCGATGACCTTGGCAACTTTTCTCAAGGTTCATCCACCAATTTTCCGAGGATCAACCAACCCTACCGAAGCGGACaactggtttcaggccatggagcgtgcTTTACAGGCGCAACACGTTCCGAATAACCAATATGTGGAATTTGCCGCTTATCAGCTTGCGGGAGAGGCCCAGCATTGGTGGCAAGCAGAATGCCGCCTACTAAAACTTCAGAATGCCGATGTTCCTTGGGACATGTTCCAAACggccttctacaagaagtacttttcTGAGTCTGTaagggaagcaaaggagatgAAACTTATgtagctgaagcaaggttccttGTCTGTGGCAGATTACACTAGCAAATTTGAGGAGCTTTGTAGGTTTTCTCGGGTGTGTCAGGATGCCCCGGAGACCTACTAAAGCTGGAAGTGTATCAAGTACCAAAGAGGCTTGAAAGATAGCATTATGACTGCTGTGGCTCCTGTGGAGATTCGTACCTTCTCCGACTTGGTGAACAAAGCAAGGGTGGTTGAGCAGTATGCCAAGACGGTAGTTTCGTCCAAGGAAACTCACGGAGGAAACACTAGTAAGGGGTATGGCAAGTATTTTCATCTGAGAGGCCAGAGTTTCAAGAGAGGAGGATATGCGCCTCAAGGGCAATAAGGTTTCAGAAAGAACACTCAGAATCAGTTTCAGTATGCTAAAGGAAGAGGAAATCAAAGTAAGAATTCTCCGGATTTGAGTTGTGTGTGTTGTGGGCGTTTTCATCCATATGACTCTTGCAAGATTGGTTTAGGTGATTGCTTCAAATGTGCTTCACCTGGTCATATTGCGAGGGTTTGCACTCGTGGGAGGAACCCGAATGCGGGCCAGAGTCAGCATCAAGGACAGGTTTTTGCTGTGAACGCCAAAGATGCTTCTAAGGCGGATCCATTGATGAGAGGTATATGTCTAATTGGTGATAAAACCTTTGTTGCATTATATGATAATGGAGCTTCGCATTCGTTTATTTCGTTTGCTAAGGTTGAGGAACTAGGTTTGAAAGTGTCAGAATTAGCATTTGATCTACATGTGCATACTCCGCATCAGACGGTCATGACTAGGTCAGGCTGTAGgcaagtaggtttcaagcttgagggtagagactttgtgcatgatttgatctGTTTGCCAATGATTGGGTTAGAGATGATTTTGGGGTTCAATTGGTTGTCAAAGAATCGGGTGTTGTTGAATTGCTTTGAGCGGACAATTCAGTATATGCCGGAAGGGAAAAACGGGGCAGTGATAGCTGAGGGGTACTACCTGAACTCTGTAATGGTGCACTGTAGTGGGAAAGAGTGTCAGAGTTATATTCTGTTGGCTGCGAATGCGTTAGGTGATGATCAGAACCTTGATCAAATTCCGATAGTTAGAGACTTTCCAGAGGTATTCCCGGAAGATATCCCTAAGTTTCCACCTCAAAGAGAGATTGAATTTGCGATCAAATTGGTGCCGGGAGCCGGACCAGTGTCGATTGCGCCGTATAGGATGGCTCCGATAGAGCTGGCTGAAttaaagactcagttggaagagcttctaaacaagaggttcattcgaccgagtgtatcACTGTGGGGAGCACCAATTTTATTGGTgaaaaagaaggatggaggaatGTGACTGTGTGTggattactgatgagcggataatttatacgctttttgtcattgtttttaggtagtttttagtatgatttagttagtttttactatgtttttattagtgtttatgaaaaattcacatttctggactttactatgagtttgtgtgtttttctatgattttaggtattttctggctgaaattgagggacctgagcaaaaatctgattcagaggctgaaaaaggactacagatgctgttggattctgacctccctgcactcaaaatagattttctggagctacaagagtccaactggcgcgctcttaattgcgttggaaagtagacatccagggctttccagcaatatataatagtccatactttgctcaaagataaatgacgtaaactggcatttaacgccagttccatgttccattctggcgttaaacgccagaaacagcctaggcacgtgtaaagctcaagtctcagccccagcacccaccaagtgggccctagaagtggatttctgcactatctatcgtagtttactcattttctgtaaacctaggttactagtttagtatttaaacaacttttagagatttattttgcacctcatgacatttttacatgtttcatattgtatttctgacggcatgagtctctaaatcccatggttgggggtgag
Coding sequences:
- the LOC140177581 gene encoding uncharacterized protein, which produces MTAVAPVEIRTFSDLVNKARVVEQYAKTIGLGDCFKCASPGHIARVCTRGRNPNAGQSQHQGQVFAVNAKDASKADPLMRGICLIGDKTFVALYDNGASHSFISFAKVEELGLKVSELAFDLHVHTPHQTVMTRSGCRQVGFKLEGRDFVHDLICLPMIGLEMILGFNWLSKNRVLLNCFERTIQYMPEGKNGAVIAEGYYLNSVMVHCSGKECQSYILLAANALGDDQNLDQIPIVRDFPELNKVTVKNKYPLPRIDDLMDQLQGAEVFSKIGLRSGYHQIRVKEDDIPKTAFRTCYGHYEFVERKLYAKLSKCEFWKEEVKFLCHVVSKGGIAVDPSKVEAVMEWERPTTVTKVRSFLGLAGYYRRFIEGFSRIALPMTKLTRKDVPFVWTSECEESFQTLK